The nucleotide sequence ACGCAGTCCGTGCCGTCTAGGACAGCGTTGGCCACGTCTGTGGCCTCGGCCCTTGTCGGAAGAGGAGATTTAGTCATCGACTCGAGCATCTGTGTAGCTGTAACCAGGCCCGGCTCTAGGCATGTGCTGGGGGAGCACTGGCACAGGGTCcattataatttttgattttttctggTCTAGATTTAGGGtccaatatttaaaaaaaaaaaatttgtatgagaaatttttttttttgctcaggGTCCATATACCACTTGAGACGGGCCTGGCTGTAACGACTGGTTTACCGAGAGCGTTAGCTCTCTCGATCATCATCTTCTGAGCTTGAAAGATCCTCTCGATCGGAATCTCCATACCTAGATCGCCTCTAGCCACCATGAATGCATCAGAGTTCTTGAGAATCTTGTCGAAGTTCATCACTCCTTCTTGATTCTCAACCTGTTAAAACATTAACATGTAAGTATATTTACTTGCGAAACAAGAAACatgtgttctgttttttttttttaaactcaccTTTGACATAAGAACAATTCTCTTTGCGTGCTCCCCAAGCAACTCCCTGACTTGGTCTAGGTCAGATCCTTTACGAACAAAGGAGAGAGCAATGATATCGATCTTGTTAGGAACTCCCCACTTGAGAATATCTTCTTGATCTTTCTCTGTAAGCGTTGGGAGATCAACCACAACTCCTGGGAGGTTAACGTTCTTTTTCTCTCCTAGGGTTGCTGAGTTCTCGCATCTGCAACGGACAAGACCGTTATCCTTGTCACATGACAAGACTGTCATAGAGATTGTCCCGTCGGAACAGAGAATCCTTTTCCCTGCCTTGAGATCCTCAGCAAGTTTCTTGTAACTCATGGAGATTGTGTTTGAATCTCCTTCCAAGGTGTAATCAGTTGAGATTGTTATCTCTTGACCTTGGATTAGCTGAACCGGTTCGCCTTCTTTGAGAAATCCGGTTCGAATCTCAGGACCCTGAAAACCAAATTAAACCGAGTTAGATGAAACCGCcataatctaatattattattaggtCACATAAAGAGATTTAAAAACTATTAGGTTACCTTTGTGTCAAGCATGACGGCACATAGAATACCAGTGTTCTTCATGGCGATTCTTAGGTTATCCAGAGTTCCTTGGTGGTACTCGTGAGTACCATGGGAGAAGTTGAAACGGGCTACGTTCATACCAGCTTTGAGAAGCTTCTCGATCATCCCAACAGACCTGGACACTGGTCCAAGAGTACACACGATCTTGGTCTTCTTGAGTGCACCATTAGTTCTTCCGTCAAGAATCTTCTCCATTGTGaacttttaaagaaaaatacgAAATTAAAGGCTTTTTTAAATGTGATATTGAGAGCTTGTGAAAGATTACGATTTGTGATTGGAGTCTTGCAgctatatatgtttatataggGATCGTTTAGAACTTGGAGAGAAATAATGtcattttttcaaataacaaaatggaaaatataaagaaacaatTTCCATTCATGTGTGGTTTTAATTTGGTAATAATGTTCGACTTTGAGTCGAAAATGAAGGGAAAAGGAAACGTATTTACTGAATTCTTGTGTCTCAAGTAAGACAGTTATTTGATGTTCATTATGAATTTTCGATTTTGCATCGAATTAATGCTTTCGCTTAAAAAGGGAAACGTTTCCTTCTTAACATTTATTGATGTTCTTGTATGTCAAGAATAAAGACTAAATCGTCAAGGAGAGAAAGAACAAAGAGTCTCGTATTCAGAGAGAAGTCCAGCGATATTGTCGATAGGAGTAGGCATGCATGGACACAGAGAGATCATCAACAAGGCAACGATGAGTATAAAGACGAAAGATTCAATGACAAGAGTGAAGATCATAAGCTTGAAACACAAGGAGGCACAACAACAGAGCTGGATCTTAACACTCATGTCGAAAACTATTGTACAACGCGTCCGAAACAGTTCGACTTAAATGGTTTTAGCTGGAACTGAAAAGTATCCTCAATATATAGTTACATCTTGAATCAAGATTGTTATTACATCATATATACATAGTTACTAAAACTGTAGAGCAAATATTTTcgattaagatttataatttgttcCCATTTAT is from Raphanus sativus cultivar WK10039 unplaced genomic scaffold, ASM80110v3 Scaffold0064, whole genome shotgun sequence and encodes:
- the LOC108810646 gene encoding pyruvate kinase, cytosolic isozyme-like, which encodes MEKILDGRTNGALKKTKIVCTLGPVSRSVGMIEKLLKAGMNVARFNFSHGTHEYHQGTLDNLRIAMKNTGILCAVMLDTKGPEIRTGFLKEGEPVQLIQGQEITISTDYTLEGDSNTISMSYKKLAEDLKAGKRILCSDGTISMTVLSCDKDNGLVRCRCENSATLGEKKNVNLPGVVVDLPTLTEKDQEDILKWGVPNKIDIIALSFVRKGSDLDQVRELLGEHAKRIVLMSKVENQEGVMNFDKILKNSDAFMVARGDLGMEIPIERIFQAQKMMIERANALGKPVVTARPMLESMTKSPLPTRAEATDVANAVLDGTDCVMLSGETAAGAHPEAAVKIMARICKVAEDTLDYNAVHKKIQEAVPLPLSTVEDLAASAVSKAMSQGAKAIVVLTKGGYTAGLVSKYRPSVPILSVAVSDDLESRCPVSVAKRGLIYRGIIPVVANSGSTEEATRFAIEFAKEKGICKIGDSVVLVHYIDGSSVLKTLLVD